Proteins from a genomic interval of Treponema succinifaciens DSM 2489:
- a CDS encoding IS1595 family transposase yields MTFFDFMIKFPTEKAVIKYFLKIRYNDVLICPHCGSKVRVQHRNDNLKLCNCHNCNNTFSPFKNTIFEKSSTDLRKWFYAIHLFLNSKKGISGLQLQREIGVTYKTAWRMLKQIRSAMGNTDMSKAFEAMVEIDETYIGGKPRKMNGETEPSKRGRGTKKTPVVGVKERSSSHVFAKVALPNEEGKKLTGKQLFNILDSVCKKDATVLTDDFRGYNFMNHKNTNKNNYYRISVNHLESIYSLGNGLHTNGIESFWALLKRGILGIYHHVSVDYLQEYVNEFCFRQNNGTSSFDVLLKQGIFAA; encoded by the coding sequence ATGACATTCTTTGATTTTATGATAAAGTTTCCGACTGAAAAAGCCGTTATAAAATACTTTCTCAAAATCAGATATAACGATGTTCTTATATGCCCTCACTGCGGTTCAAAAGTTCGTGTTCAGCACAGAAATGACAATCTAAAACTTTGTAACTGCCATAACTGCAATAATACATTCTCACCATTCAAAAACACAATCTTTGAAAAGTCATCAACAGACCTGCGTAAATGGTTCTATGCAATCCATTTATTTTTGAATTCTAAAAAAGGAATTTCCGGCTTGCAGTTACAGCGTGAAATCGGCGTAACATATAAAACAGCGTGGAGAATGCTCAAGCAGATACGCTCTGCAATGGGAAACACTGATATGTCAAAAGCATTTGAAGCAATGGTCGAAATTGACGAAACATATATCGGCGGTAAACCTAGAAAAATGAACGGCGAAACAGAGCCTTCAAAGCGTGGACGTGGAACTAAAAAAACTCCTGTTGTAGGTGTAAAAGAAAGAAGTTCAAGCCACGTATTCGCAAAGGTAGCACTTCCAAACGAAGAAGGCAAGAAACTTACAGGAAAGCAGCTTTTCAATATTCTTGACAGCGTATGCAAGAAAGACGCAACGGTTCTGACCGATGATTTTAGAGGCTACAATTTTATGAACCATAAAAACACAAATAAAAACAACTACTACAGAATCAGCGTAAATCATTTAGAAAGCATTTACAGCCTCGGCAACGGACTTCATACAAACGGAATTGAATCGTTCTGGGCACTGTTGAAGCGTGGAATTCTCGGAATTTATCATCACGTTTCTGTAGACTACTTGCAGGAATATGTAAACGAATTCTGTTTCCGGCAGAACAACGGAACAAGCTCATTTGATGTACTGTTAAAGCAGGGGATATTTGCGGCATAA
- a CDS encoding SpaA isopeptide-forming pilin-related protein, protein MFKNLENISKNKLIVNVEEFGPEYNYIEQKNFTDYGYIMYLAGKYGKTVYCQGNTVHVKTEITPSDDDVILERGKSIISARTRTSIAKQLSAAACTGWSIMDCRGFAATATMKDIPLRIGGEYSWEDNSKGYDPKRTEQITTEEILDEEDAAAVAKAYIQNRSFKFQSCDIKTQGNYRIKPGNRLTVKYVGKQSDGEYLIESVEHTLDMQGGFITRCHLIRNFCEVCNRSGTASKIDRERADNQINGTQEGNVSAVSSPSSRSQSENQGESENISNEKSPKISNPRWEDENGRTIAKALVGDEVYLCADVTNIADGATAKIKVIEKDDDGNDDFVAELSTSVQEGKIRCDWKVIYTEDTDDTDSQKEIEEKGYTLPEYAFTVECDGVESEESGQLDVMGWIKTQFNDKKTGKPLANRKYNIYLFDGSIINGTTDNEGYIDLKDLKFGKYIICL, encoded by the coding sequence ATGTTTAAAAATTTAGAAAACATCTCAAAGAATAAGTTGATAGTCAATGTGGAGGAGTTCGGCCCTGAATACAATTATATCGAGCAGAAAAATTTCACGGACTATGGCTACATCATGTACTTGGCGGGAAAATATGGAAAGACAGTCTACTGCCAAGGAAACACTGTCCATGTAAAGACAGAGATAACGCCGAGCGACGACGATGTAATCCTCGAACGGGGGAAGAGCATAATCAGCGCGAGGACAAGGACGAGCATAGCAAAGCAGCTTTCGGCAGCGGCCTGCACTGGCTGGAGCATCATGGACTGCCGTGGCTTCGCGGCGACGGCTACGATGAAGGACATCCCGCTCAGAATCGGCGGCGAATACTCATGGGAGGACAACTCGAAGGGCTACGACCCGAAGCGGACGGAGCAGATTACAACCGAGGAGATTCTGGACGAGGAAGACGCGGCGGCAGTCGCAAAGGCGTACATCCAGAACCGCTCGTTCAAGTTCCAGAGCTGCGACATAAAGACACAGGGGAACTACCGCATAAAGCCGGGCAACCGCCTCACGGTGAAATATGTCGGGAAGCAGAGCGACGGCGAGTACCTGATTGAGAGCGTGGAGCACACGCTAGACATGCAGGGCGGATTCATAACGAGATGCCACCTGATAAGGAACTTCTGCGAGGTGTGCAACAGGAGCGGAACGGCGAGCAAGATAGACAGGGAGCGGGCGGACAACCAGATTAACGGCACACAGGAAGGAAATGTTTCGGCGGTCTCCAGCCCGTCAAGCAGAAGCCAAAGCGAAAATCAGGGCGAGTCAGAAAATATATCTAATGAAAAGAGCCCGAAAATCTCAAACCCGCGCTGGGAAGATGAAAACGGCAGGACAATTGCAAAAGCTCTGGTCGGCGATGAGGTGTATCTTTGCGCTGATGTAACGAACATCGCAGACGGAGCGACAGCAAAAATCAAAGTCATTGAAAAAGACGACGACGGCAACGATGATTTTGTCGCGGAGCTGAGCACGTCTGTACAGGAAGGAAAAATCCGTTGTGATTGGAAAGTCATATACACAGAGGACACTGACGACACAGACAGCCAGAAAGAAATTGAAGAAAAAGGCTACACCTTGCCTGAATATGCATTTACTGTTGAATGCGATGGTGTTGAGAGCGAAGAGTCCGGGCAGCTGGATGTTATGGGATGGATTAAGACACAATTTAATGATAAGAAAACAGGAAAACCTTTGGCAAATCGAAAATACAATATTTATCTTTTTGATGGATCCATAATAAATGGTACAACTGATAATGAAGGTTATATCGATCTGAAAGACTTAAAATTCGGAAAGTATATTATTTGTCTATAA
- a CDS encoding transposase — protein MKSKDEATGNEITILTNIFDRTAYHIARLYRARWNIEIFFKTIKQNLRIKKFYGKTENAVKTQIWIALIIYLLYLKLRQMSRNAAKNFTHFVCELSVCLFQRKDLFGWFAGIPPGKPPAVNCLQPELDLSRMFFKNSFFKKI, from the coding sequence ATAAAATCAAAAGACGAAGCCACCGGGAACGAAATCACAATTCTCACGAATATCTTCGACCGCACGGCCTACCATATCGCGAGACTTTACAGGGCAAGATGGAACATCGAAATCTTCTTCAAGACCATCAAGCAGAATCTCAGGATCAAGAAGTTCTACGGAAAAACAGAGAACGCCGTGAAGACCCAGATCTGGATTGCACTTATAATTTATCTTCTGTATCTGAAACTGCGCCAGATGAGCAGGAATGCCGCCAAGAATTTCACGCATTTTGTCTGCGAGCTTTCCGTATGCCTTTTCCAGCGCAAGGATTTGTTCGGATGGTTCGCCGGAATCCCTCCTGGGAAACCCCCGGCCGTAAACTGTTTACAGCCGGAGCTGGACTTATCACGTATGTTTTTTAAAAATTCTTTTTTTAAGAAGATTTAA
- the pheT gene encoding phenylalanine--tRNA ligase subunit beta, which yields MPKIEVNEKLFFNLLGTKYDWDTFEKKLTFAKAELDEKPDESAPENERVIKIELNDTNRPDLWSAGGVARCLREHEGKGHSDYSKFMSYEGNLKDTGNRLAVVDPALRHIRPFMVSFVISGKPIDNAMLIDIMQTQEKLAWNFGRKRKTISMGVYRAENLKWPVHFIAADPDKVSFVPLQGEEKQTCREILENHPKGKEYGWILKDFEKYPVLQDDSGEIMSMSPIINSATLGQIEVGDKDLMVELTGIDMKDLMLAANIVACDFADAGYEILPVKVHHEYDTGFGNDVVIPYYFQQTTKARLSAINKKLGSSLSEDEVKDALVRMGSKVDVLNENGETVFVVHPAPYRNDFLHEVDVIEDVMIGKGLDFFKPEKPNDFTIGRLLPITVYSRKVKNIMAGIGYQEMIFNYLGSKKTYIDNMGIDGKNVIEIANPMSENYQFIRPSIIASLFEAEAQSGNAVYPHKIFEVGKIAFIDETENTGTKTIQSLGFLTASNNANFNEAASEVSTILYYLDHKYEVHETNDPRFIPGRQAGIMVNGKQAGIFGEIHPQILENWQVGVPCVAGEIDLEYLMATEPKEHSQNVQSKEEPKPESAAPKIDPVEYFNKHIELKVAKILSVETNPQGDKLYIEHLDDGSGTERIIQSGLRPYLKEEELLGKHVIIAANLAPRKMKGVESRGMLLASDYVEDGVEKVELLTAPWAAPGTQVVLEGFEPSEKPAKIDIDKFCKVEYKIVNKMAQAAGKNLVAAGKPIVMEKTVNADIE from the coding sequence ATGCCTAAGATTGAAGTCAACGAAAAACTTTTTTTTAATTTGCTTGGAACTAAATACGACTGGGATACTTTTGAAAAGAAGCTTACATTTGCAAAAGCCGAACTTGATGAAAAGCCTGATGAATCTGCTCCGGAAAATGAGCGTGTTATAAAAATTGAGCTGAACGACACAAATCGTCCTGACTTGTGGTCTGCCGGAGGAGTTGCAAGATGTCTTCGCGAGCATGAAGGAAAAGGTCATTCAGACTACAGCAAATTCATGTCGTATGAAGGCAACCTAAAAGACACAGGAAACCGTCTTGCTGTTGTTGATCCGGCTTTAAGGCATATCAGGCCGTTTATGGTTTCTTTTGTTATAAGCGGAAAACCTATAGACAACGCAATGCTTATTGACATTATGCAGACTCAGGAAAAACTTGCCTGGAACTTTGGACGCAAAAGAAAAACAATTTCAATGGGCGTTTACCGCGCCGAAAATTTAAAGTGGCCGGTTCATTTTATTGCGGCAGATCCAGACAAGGTGAGCTTTGTTCCGCTTCAGGGTGAAGAAAAACAGACTTGCCGTGAAATTCTTGAAAATCATCCAAAAGGAAAAGAATACGGTTGGATTTTAAAAGACTTTGAAAAATATCCGGTTTTGCAGGACGATTCCGGCGAAATTATGAGCATGAGCCCTATAATCAATAGTGCGACTTTGGGACAGATTGAAGTTGGCGACAAGGACTTGATGGTTGAGCTTACCGGCATTGACATGAAAGACTTGATGCTTGCAGCGAACATTGTTGCCTGTGATTTTGCAGATGCAGGCTATGAAATTCTTCCTGTAAAAGTTCACCACGAATATGACACTGGATTTGGAAACGATGTCGTCATTCCTTATTATTTCCAGCAGACAACAAAAGCCCGCCTTTCCGCAATAAACAAAAAGCTTGGCAGTTCTCTTTCCGAAGATGAAGTGAAAGATGCTCTTGTGCGCATGGGAAGCAAAGTTGATGTTTTAAATGAAAACGGCGAAACTGTTTTTGTTGTGCATCCAGCTCCTTACCGCAACGACTTTTTGCACGAAGTTGATGTTATTGAAGATGTTATGATTGGAAAAGGACTTGATTTCTTTAAGCCTGAAAAGCCGAACGACTTTACAATCGGACGTCTTTTGCCAATTACCGTTTATAGCCGCAAAGTAAAAAACATAATGGCTGGAATCGGCTATCAGGAAATGATTTTCAATTACCTTGGCTCAAAGAAAACTTATATCGACAATATGGGAATCGATGGAAAAAATGTAATTGAAATTGCAAATCCGATGAGTGAAAATTATCAGTTTATCCGTCCGTCGATTATCGCTTCTCTTTTTGAAGCCGAAGCCCAGAGCGGAAACGCAGTTTATCCTCACAAAATTTTTGAAGTCGGAAAAATCGCATTCATCGATGAAACTGAAAATACCGGCACAAAGACAATTCAGAGCCTTGGATTTCTTACTGCTTCCAACAATGCAAACTTCAACGAGGCTGCAAGCGAAGTAAGCACAATCCTTTATTACCTAGACCATAAATATGAAGTTCATGAAACAAATGATCCGCGCTTTATTCCGGGACGTCAGGCTGGAATTATGGTAAACGGAAAGCAGGCTGGAATTTTTGGAGAAATTCATCCGCAGATTCTTGAAAACTGGCAGGTTGGAGTTCCTTGTGTTGCCGGAGAAATTGACCTTGAATATCTTATGGCGACAGAACCTAAAGAGCACAGCCAGAACGTTCAGTCAAAAGAAGAGCCTAAGCCTGAATCTGCCGCGCCGAAAATTGACCCGGTTGAATATTTTAACAAGCACATTGAGCTTAAAGTTGCAAAAATTTTGAGCGTGGAAACAAATCCGCAGGGCGACAAGCTTTACATTGAGCATCTTGACGACGGAAGCGGAACAGAGCGCATTATTCAGTCTGGATTGCGTCCTTATTTAAAGGAAGAGGAGCTTTTGGGAAAACACGTTATTATTGCCGCCAACCTTGCCCCAAGAAAAATGAAGGGCGTTGAAAGCCGTGGAATGCTGCTTGCCTCTGACTATGTGGAAGACGGCGTTGAAAAAGTTGAGCTTTTGACAGCTCCTTGGGCTGCTCCTGGAACTCAAGTTGTTCTTGAAGGTTTTGAGCCTTCAGAAAAGCCTGCAAAAATCGACATAGACAAGTTCTGCAAAGTTGAATACAAGATTGTAAACAAAATGGCACAAGCCGCCGGAAAAAATCTTGTTGCCGCCGGAAAACCGATTGTGATGGAAAAAACAGTCAACGCAGATATTGAATAG
- a CDS encoding type III PLP-dependent enzyme — translation MFNRKDYVSDKDWSRFLEFSKDLETPNIVINLNKVKKNFLTLKDSFPYARIFYAIKANPGEPVLELLSDLGSNFDIASRYELDLISKFNVSPDRLSYGNTIKKAKDIKYFYDKGVRMFATDSRDDLKNIAEFAPGSKIYVRILVENSATADWPLSRKFGCHPDMAYDLIVMARDLGLVPYGISFHVGSQQRDIGQWNDAIAKAKYLFNSLEEEESIKLSMINMGGGFPASYIDPTNDLSVYASEISRYLHDDFGDEIPQIILEPGRSLVGDSGILTSEVILTSRKNNTALARWVYLDSGKFNGLIETLDESIKYPVITSQDAPEKKEGEVIIAGPTCDSMDIMYENAKYKLPVSLKAGDKVYWLSTGAYTSTYASVAFNGFPPIKTYFM, via the coding sequence ATGTTTAACCGCAAAGACTACGTTAGCGACAAAGACTGGTCCCGTTTTTTAGAGTTCTCAAAGGATTTAGAAACTCCGAATATCGTAATTAACCTTAACAAAGTTAAAAAGAATTTTTTAACCCTTAAGGACTCTTTTCCTTATGCGAGAATTTTCTATGCAATAAAGGCAAATCCCGGAGAACCTGTCCTCGAGCTTCTTTCGGATTTGGGCTCAAACTTCGATATAGCCTCAAGATACGAACTTGACTTGATTTCAAAATTTAACGTTTCGCCCGACAGACTTTCCTACGGAAACACAATCAAAAAAGCAAAAGACATAAAATATTTTTACGACAAAGGCGTCCGAATGTTCGCAACCGACAGCCGCGACGATTTAAAGAACATTGCGGAATTCGCGCCGGGAAGCAAAATCTATGTGCGCATCCTCGTTGAAAATTCCGCCACAGCAGACTGGCCTCTTTCCAGAAAATTCGGCTGCCACCCGGACATGGCTTACGACCTGATTGTAATGGCCCGCGACCTTGGGCTTGTTCCTTACGGAATCAGTTTTCATGTCGGAAGCCAGCAGCGCGACATTGGACAATGGAACGACGCAATCGCAAAGGCAAAATATCTTTTTAATTCGCTTGAAGAAGAAGAATCTATCAAACTTTCAATGATAAACATGGGAGGCGGATTTCCAGCGTCATACATCGATCCAACGAACGACCTTAGCGTTTACGCTTCAGAAATCTCACGCTACCTTCACGATGACTTTGGAGATGAAATTCCACAGATAATCCTCGAGCCGGGCCGCTCACTCGTAGGCGACAGCGGAATCCTCACAAGCGAAGTAATTCTGACTTCACGAAAAAACAACACCGCCCTTGCACGCTGGGTTTACCTTGACTCAGGAAAATTCAACGGACTTATAGAAACTCTCGACGAATCCATAAAATACCCGGTAATAACAAGCCAGGACGCTCCCGAAAAAAAAGAAGGCGAAGTAATCATCGCCGGCCCAACCTGCGACAGCATGGACATAATGTACGAAAACGCAAAGTACAAGCTTCCAGTTTCGCTAAAAGCAGGAGACAAAGTTTACTGGCTTTCAACAGGAGCCTACACCTCCACTTATGCCTCGGTCGCATTCAATGGATTTCCTCCGATAAAAACCTATTTTATGTAA
- a CDS encoding phage late control D family protein, with protein sequence MDGARLGWKHEGALKSIRIHDGLNSIGTASLVFDLPATDFDNDDVFSEGSEVSVHLGYKDDVEEVFSGEVTGFVPRFGEYGAPQMEVQIETKLHRLDKGIRAKAFESKTTAQIIKEIITNHNLKAEVEEFGPKHDYTEQRNITDYDYITLLAYRYGKAVWCQGSTVHVKTEITPSDDDVILERGKSIISARTRTSIAKQLSAAACTGWSIMDCRGFAATATMKDIPLRIGGEYSWEDNSKGYDPKRTEQITTEEILDEEDAAAVAKAYIQNRSFKFQSCDIKTQGNYRIKPGNRLTVKYVGKQSDGEYLIESVEHTLDMQGGFITRCHLIRNFCEVCNRSGTASKIDRERADNQINGTQGENATAASAGGSQVENQDDSENAPAEKNPTITNPHWEDADGQTITKALVGDEVYLCADVTDIDDGATATIRIVEKDDDGNDDDLTVLTDKVQDGKIRCDWKVVYMEDNDDTESQKEIEEKGYTLPEYAFTVECDGVESDESPQLDVRGWIKFQLKETESDRIFSNVPVRILKEDGTIIKCKSDENGYVYLKDLLFGKYSIELDAN encoded by the coding sequence GTGGACGGGGCGAGGCTGGGCTGGAAACACGAGGGCGCGCTAAAATCCATCAGAATCCACGACGGGCTGAACTCAATCGGGACGGCGAGCCTCGTCTTCGACCTGCCCGCCACCGACTTTGACAATGATGATGTATTCTCCGAGGGGAGCGAGGTCTCAGTCCATCTCGGCTACAAAGACGATGTCGAGGAAGTTTTCTCAGGCGAGGTAACGGGCTTCGTGCCGCGGTTCGGTGAGTACGGCGCACCCCAGATGGAAGTCCAAATAGAAACAAAACTGCACAGGCTGGACAAAGGCATACGCGCAAAGGCATTTGAAAGCAAGACAACAGCCCAGATTATAAAAGAAATCATCACAAATCATAATCTGAAAGCCGAGGTCGAGGAATTCGGCCCGAAGCACGATTACACGGAGCAGCGGAACATTACGGACTACGACTACATCACCCTGCTCGCATACAGGTACGGGAAGGCGGTCTGGTGCCAGGGCAGCACGGTTCATGTAAAGACGGAGATAACGCCGAGCGACGACGATGTAATCCTCGAACGGGGGAAGAGCATAATCAGCGCGAGGACAAGGACGAGCATAGCAAAGCAGCTTTCGGCAGCGGCCTGCACTGGCTGGAGCATCATGGACTGCCGTGGCTTCGCGGCGACGGCTACGATGAAGGACATCCCGCTCAGAATCGGCGGCGAATACTCATGGGAGGACAACTCGAAGGGCTACGACCCGAAGCGGACGGAGCAGATTACAACCGAGGAGATTCTGGACGAGGAAGACGCGGCGGCAGTCGCAAAGGCGTACATCCAGAACCGCTCGTTCAAGTTCCAGAGCTGCGACATAAAGACACAGGGGAACTACCGCATAAAGCCGGGCAACCGCCTCACGGTGAAATATGTCGGGAAGCAGAGCGACGGCGAGTACCTGATTGAGAGCGTGGAGCACACGCTAGACATGCAGGGCGGATTCATAACGAGATGCCACCTGATAAGGAATTTCTGCGAGGTGTGCAACAGGAGCGGAACGGCGAGCAAGATAGACAGGGAGCGGGCGGACAACCAGATTAACGGCACACAGGGAGAGAACGCTACGGCAGCTTCTGCGGGTGGTAGCCAGGTGGAAAATCAAGATGATTCAGAAAACGCTCCTGCTGAAAAGAACCCTACAATAACAAATCCGCATTGGGAAGACGCTGACGGTCAGACAATTACAAAAGCACTTGTCGGCGATGAAGTTTACCTTTGCGCTGATGTAACGGACATTGACGACGGGGCGACAGCAACAATCAGAATCGTTGAGAAAGATGACGACGGAAATGACGATGATTTAACAGTTCTCACCGACAAAGTACAGGACGGAAAAATTCGTTGTGATTGGAAAGTCGTTTACATGGAGGACAACGACGACACCGAAAGCCAGAAAGAGATTGAAGAAAAAGGCTACACTCTGCCCGAATATGCGTTTACTGTTGAGTGCGATGGAGTGGAAAGTGATGAAAGCCCACAGCTGGATGTAAGGGGATGGATAAAATTTCAATTAAAGGAAACTGAATCTGATAGAATATTTTCAAATGTTCCTGTGAGAATTCTAAAAGAAGACGGCACAATCATAAAATGTAAAAGCGATGAAAATGGGTATGTATATTTAAAGGATTTATTATTTGGCAAATATTCTATTGAACTGGATGCTAATTAA
- a CDS encoding phage late control D family protein, producing the protein MDGARLGWKHEGALKSIRIHDGLNSIGTASLVFDLPATDFDNDDVFSEGSEVSVHLGYKDDVEEVFSGEVTGFVPRFGEYGAPQMEVQIETKLHRLDKGIRAKAFESKTTAQIIKEIITNHNLKAEVEEFGPKHNYTEQRNITDYDYITQLACKYGKAVWCQGSTVYVKTEITPSDDDVILEWGKSIISARAKTSMTKQLSAATCTGWSIMDCRGFAATATMKDIPLKIGGEYSWEDNSKGYDPKKIEQITTEEIIDEEDAAAVAKAYIQNRSFKFQSCDIKTQGNYHIKPGNRLTVKYIGKQSDGEYLIESVEHTLDIQEGFITRCHLIRNFCEVNDRSGTASEIDSERADNQINGTQEGNVSAVSSPSSRSQSENQGESENISNEKSPKISNPRWEDENGKTITKALVGDEVYLCADVTDIADGATATIRIIEKDNDGNDDDLTSLTDKVQDGKIRCDWKVIYTEDNDDTDSQKEMEEKGYTLPEYAFTVEVMVQRARKAGNWMLWDG; encoded by the coding sequence GTGGACGGGGCGAGGCTGGGCTGGAAACACGAGGGCGCGCTAAAATCCATCAGAATCCACGACGGGCTGAACTCAATCGGGACGGCGAGCCTCGTCTTCGACCTGCCCGCCACCGACTTTGACAATGATGATGTATTCTCCGAGGGGAGCGAGGTCTCAGTCCATCTCGGCTACAAAGACGATGTCGAGGAAGTTTTCTCAGGCGAGGTAACGGGCTTCGTGCCGCGGTTCGGTGAGTACGGCGCACCCCAGATGGAAGTCCAAATAGAAACAAAACTGCACAGGCTGGACAAAGGCATACGCGCAAAGGCATTTGAAAGCAAGACAACAGCCCAGATTATAAAAGAAATCATCACAAATCATAATCTGAAAGCCGAGGTCGAGGAATTCGGCCCGAAGCACAACTACACGGAGCAAAGGAACATCACTGACTATGACTACATCACTCAGCTCGCCTGCAAGTACGGGAAGGCGGTCTGGTGTCAGGGCAGCACTGTTTATGTAAAAACTGAAATAACGCCGAGCGATGACGACGTAATCCTCGAATGGGGAAAGTCGATAATCAGCGCGAGGGCAAAGACGAGCATGACAAAGCAGCTTTCTGCGGCGACCTGCACTGGCTGGAGCATCATGGACTGCCGTGGCTTCGCGGCGACGGCTACGATGAAGGACATCCCGCTCAAAATCGGGGGCGAATACTCGTGGGAGGACAACTCGAAGGGCTACGACCCGAAGAAAATCGAGCAGATTACCACCGAAGAAATTATTGACGAGGAAGATGCGGCGGCGGTCGCCAAAGCCTACATACAGAACCGCTCGTTCAAGTTCCAGAGCTGCGACATAAAGACACAGGGAAACTATCACATAAAGCCGGGCAACCGCCTCACGGTGAAATATATCGGCAAGCAGAGCGACGGCGAATATTTGATTGAGAGCGTAGAGCATACGCTTGACATTCAGGAAGGCTTCATAACGAGATGCCATCTGATAAGGAATTTCTGCGAGGTGAACGACAGGAGCGGAACGGCGAGCGAGATAGACAGTGAGCGGGCGGACAACCAGATTAACGGCACACAGGAAGGAAATGTTTCGGCGGTCTCCAGCCCGTCAAGCAGAAGCCAAAGCGAAAATCAGGGCGAGTCAGAAAATATATCTAATGAAAAGAGCCCGAAAATCTCAAACCCGCGCTGGGAAGATGAAAACGGCAAGACAATAACAAAAGCCCTGGTCGGCGATGAGGTGTATCTTTGCGCCGATGTAACGGACATAGCCGACGGAGCGACAGCAACAATCAGAATTATAGAAAAAGACAATGATGGCAATGACGATGATTTGACGAGTCTCACCGACAAAGTACAGGACGGAAAAATCCGTTGTGATTGGAAAGTCATCTACACAGAGGACAATGACGACACAGACAGCCAGAAAGAAATGGAGGAGAAAGGCTACACCTTGCCCGAATACGCGTTCACGGTAGAGGTAATGGTACAGAGAGCGAGGAAAGCGGGCAACTGGATGTTATGGGATGGATAA
- a CDS encoding glutamate-5-semialdehyde dehydrogenase, whose product MELDLICAELKKGAAQLALHTELQKNNALKCVSEAILKNKQEILNANQIDVENARAKGTSESLVERLALNEKKFNDILDGIKIVIQQKDPVGKIVDGWKAPNGMEIRQIRVPLGVAAIIYESRPNVTADAFALAYKSGNSILLRGSSSALNSNKAVVKAIKDGLKNAGKDGVESALYLCESGNHSEVNEILNAVGKIDVVLPRGSAKLINLVVENAKVPVIQTGAGVCHLYVDESANLENAAKIAQNSKMQRPGACNAIETVLVNKKILKEFLVLLAKEFDEKVQIRADKECYSVLQNAGYKNLNEATDSDFGFEFLDFIVAVRQVESTEQAIEFINAHNTKHSECIATNDRSHALMFQQQIDAACIYVNASTRFTDGGVFGFGAELGISTQKLHARGPMGAEALTTTKFLIDGNGQIR is encoded by the coding sequence ATGGAGCTTGATTTAATTTGCGCTGAATTAAAAAAAGGAGCGGCACAACTTGCGCTTCATACAGAGCTTCAGAAAAACAATGCGTTAAAATGTGTTTCCGAGGCAATTTTAAAAAATAAGCAGGAAATTCTAAACGCAAACCAAATTGACGTGGAAAACGCACGTGCAAAAGGAACTTCGGAATCCCTTGTTGAACGCCTGGCTCTAAATGAAAAAAAGTTCAATGATATTCTGGACGGAATCAAAATTGTAATTCAGCAAAAAGATCCTGTTGGCAAAATTGTTGACGGATGGAAAGCTCCGAACGGAATGGAAATCCGTCAAATAAGAGTTCCGCTTGGAGTCGCAGCAATTATTTACGAAAGCCGCCCGAACGTTACAGCGGATGCGTTTGCACTTGCCTACAAAAGTGGAAATTCTATTCTTTTGCGCGGTTCTTCTTCTGCGCTGAATTCAAACAAAGCCGTAGTAAAGGCAATCAAAGATGGACTAAAAAATGCTGGAAAAGATGGCGTTGAGTCAGCGTTGTATTTGTGTGAATCCGGCAATCATTCCGAAGTAAACGAAATTCTCAATGCAGTCGGAAAAATCGATGTAGTTCTTCCGCGCGGTTCTGCAAAACTTATAAATCTTGTTGTTGAAAATGCGAAAGTTCCGGTAATTCAGACTGGAGCCGGAGTCTGCCACCTTTATGTTGACGAAAGCGCAAATCTTGAGAATGCGGCTAAAATTGCACAGAATTCCAAAATGCAGCGTCCGGGAGCTTGCAACGCAATTGAAACAGTTCTTGTAAATAAAAAAATTTTAAAAGAATTTCTTGTGCTTCTTGCAAAGGAATTTGATGAAAAAGTTCAAATCCGCGCAGACAAGGAATGTTATTCTGTTCTGCAAAATGCCGGCTACAAAAATTTAAATGAAGCAACTGATTCCGACTTTGGCTTTGAATTCCTTGACTTTATTGTTGCCGTCCGCCAAGTTGAATCCACAGAGCAGGCAATTGAATTTATAAACGCCCACAACACCAAGCACAGCGAATGCATTGCCACAAACGACAGAAGCCACGCGCTTATGTTCCAGCAGCAAATTGACGCAGCCTGCATCTACGTGAATGCAAGCACAAGATTTACAGACGGCGGAGTTTTCGGTTTTGGAGCAGAGCTTGGAATCAGCACGCAAAAACTTCATGCCAGAGGTCCTATGGGAGCCGAAGCCTTGACCACAACAAAATTCCTAATCGATGGAAACGGCCAGATTAGATAA